The sequence below is a genomic window from Ipomoea triloba cultivar NCNSP0323 chromosome 2, ASM357664v1.
TGCGTTTTATCTTTGATCGAGTTTATTCCCTTCAAAGGAGTGATCAcgtaaaaagtttttaaaatacctgtgagtctattcaaaacccccctccccccttctagactcacacctctaccaccgggaccaacaagtggtatcagagcggtaaccttgaacggtgaacactctgtgtatactgcctggtgatcctctttaaaaatttaaaaatctctTTTATACTTTGCACTATGTCAAAAATGGAACATTACAGACATTTTCTCATGTTTAACCTAGACaagtttgatgattggaaagtgCGAATGCAGGCTCACCTGTCTGCTATtcatgatgagatgtgggatgTGATTACTGATGGACCTATCAAGATCCTACAAGTAAACACCAACCGAGCCGCTGATGATCCAACGTCACCAGCAATGATACCGAAGGATAAGTCCTTGCTGACAACCGAGGAGAGAACTCGTGcgaaccttgacaacattgtcAAAGATATACTCTACAAGGCTTTGGATGAGTCACTATTCCCTCGGGTGAGAAAGTGCAAATCGGCTAAGGACATCTGGGACACACTCATGCACATAGGAGAAGGTGAcgagcaagaaaaggaaaacaagttgACTATTGCCATGAAAAGATTCAAGGATTTCAAACTTAGCACAAAAGAATCCATAACTGATATGGAAGCTCGATTCATGAAGTTGCTTATGGACATCCGAGACCTCGATGAGGAGAAGCTTTCGCAAAAGGAGAGAAACCTAAAGATTCTCTGAGGACTGCCGAAGAGTTGGGAAATGAAAGTTGTTGCTATGCGTGATCACCAAGACCTGAAAACAACGAGCACTACTCAGATCTTCAGTGACCTAAAAGCGTATAAATTCGAGAAGGAAACACTACCTGTAGAAGAACCTAAGACAAGAAATGTAGCTCTCGTTGCAAGTCAACAACCATCATCGTCAACCGTAAGGTCAAATTCTAACCCATCTGATTTATTCACTGATGATCAATTTGCCTTGTTTATGAGGAAGTTCAAAAGGTTTATGATGAAAAACCAGACTCATGACAATTCGGGCAAATCAAGAACGACGAAGCATAGAAATACTAACAAGCCTAGTGGATCAAGAACACGTGACACTGAGGAAGTATAGATGCTATGTTATAACTGCCGTAAGCCTGGACATTTCAAAGCCGAATGTCCTTATCCCATAGTCAAGAAACATCAAGAAGAATACGGCAACTACAAGAAGAGTTTGGGAAACTATAGCAATCCGAAGAATGCATCGAATGATACAAATGATCAACCTAGCAACTATTCTGGAAACAATCCGAAGGGTGACAGACGAATAAATGCGTTAGCTGTGGAAGAGAAATCAGAAGAAAAGAATGACGAGCCATGCACATCAAGCTCCAGTTCAGAAAGTGACAGTTCGGAAGACGAAAAGGGACTCCTATGTCTTTTTAGTCAAGAGGATTCGGATGAAGAATTATGCTTTATGGCGGAAGAAGAAGAGGTAACTTCTCAAAACTGCTCATCTAATTATAGTTTCGAATCCAGCCATCATGAAAATCCTAGGGAAGCAttcgaaagaatgatgaagGATTTTGATGATGTTAGAAACACACATTTCAAACTTAAGGAAGAGAATGCTCAACTATTGGCATaaagacaagatctcgaggaGTTAAAGTCCAAAAATGCTGAGATACTTGAATCTATAAGCCAGCTTGAGAAACAAGCTCATCTACTTAAGGAAGAATGTAAAGTGAAAGATGATAGAGAGCAAAACCTACATGTGGTAATTGCGACATTTACTAATTCATCCAGAataatggatcgaatggtagatgatcaaagatCATCAGGGAGTAGAACCGGACTTGGTTACAACTCCAGCTCTCATTCACATGTCCTCTTAGCACGACCAACAGATCCTTCTACCAGTGGAGGTTTAAACTCTGTTTTTTGTCCAAGcacaaactgaaaatcttgAGTTAGTGATTAATGCTGAAAATGGAAAagaaccacaatcaacgagCCAATCTAATGATTCGGCTGAAACACGAATTGTGGAACCTACGAAAGGAAGTTCCTTATACGGTAACCCGAGGAGTCATCAAACACCTCGGTACAGACCTCACATACAAAAGTATCATAGTTTCATTACTAACGGTCAACCAAAAAGGAACAAccaatcaaaagaaaaattccAAAACAAAAAGAGGCAACACTATTCACCGAGGCAACACAAGGGTAGACCTTAGGGTAGGCCGAGTCCTTACCCGAAtagtgtcaagaatttcaaaaggtTTTCCAGTAAGCATAAGGGTGGTGACGGTAGACTTTATCCCAGTGATGAGGGCTGGTTCATGGACTATGAGCCTATGACAAGAGCAAAGTTTCTGCTCACACATAGACATAAACAGACCTCATACACCAGGATAAATACGAATAAACAAACGCCAGCTCTCCAAAAGGTTTATTCACCCAAGTCTCCTCAAGCCTATTATGCTATTCCATATAGCTATCATGTTTTTAATGGGTACCGTGGACTAAGGATGAACCTTACAAGTTCTAGGTatgcatggatgcccaagctTACCACTAACCTGCAAGGgcccaagaaggtatgggtacctaaaacaACCTAATCTTTGGATGTAGGGAAACGGGACCATATGGTACGTAGATAGTGGATGCTCAAGACATATGACTGGTGACAAGTCAGAACTGAGCAATTTCAAGGCGAAGGATAGTCCTAAGGTTGTCTTTGGTGGGAACTCAAGTGGACGAACCATGGGCACTAGAGAAATAACGAAGAATGATCTAACTATTCAAGAAGTTTCATTTGTTGAAGGACTAAAATTCAATCTGTTGAGCACaagccaattctgtgacaaaggATATAAAGTGGAATTCTCTAAGGATCTTTGTCAAATCATTTCAGAAAAGAATCATGAAGTTGTATTAACTGCCAGACAAAGAAAGAACATGTATGTAGTCACATGGGAATCAGTAAAGCCGAATACATGCTTAATTGCCAAAAACAAGAGTGATCTAAGTTAGGAATGGCACCACAAACTTAACCATCTCAATCTGTTTGAAGGCGCTTCTCGTTATCTTTATCGGGTAAAGAATTTCCATTTTCATCTGACTCCTTCACAGAGTGGACTTCTCTTACTTGCGAGTTTAATTTCTTTGGCAGGCTCTTGTTGTCTAGTCAGAGATGACAAAGAGGATGAAACCTCTGATGGTTGATGCTGAGGTAGTCCCCACCCTCCAAGCCAACTATCAAAAGAGCCTGAAGGAGGTAGACGACCTGGCTCTTCGAGTCGGTCAACTAGAGTCAACCTTAGAGgctaaaaagaagaagaacgcGGAAATCGCTGATCTGGCAGTAGTTGTCTACAAGTTCTCTCGGGCCTTCAAATAAGACACGCTCATTGAGGCTCGCATTCAATTGGAAATGCTCGCCATGGAGTGGCTAATTTCTGAAGAAGGCAAGCTTTACTTGGCTGACTTGGGAGAGGAGGATTATCACATGGGCTTGCTGGACATGCAGAACGACATCTACCCAATCCTCCTCCAAAGAGACCCAAAGTTCACACCTTAGAAGTGGGGTCTTCCGGCTCAATTGAGCGAACTTCATCCTCGCGTTCCTGCTACCCCCGTACGTCGCCAGGGAGCCGAAGAACCGCTAGAGTCACTTCGAAGGGCTTAAACATGGGGTAGATTCTGATGGACCAAGCCTACCTGGACTCTGCCGCCAACCTTACTGCTGTAACAGGAATGGATCACTGCCCGGTTCTCTCCATTCCCAATGTGGCTGAGGAGGAAGATAATCCAGATGGCAGTCTGCATCATCGTCCCGGTCTCCATGGAATCACTAGTGACGCTCCCCCTACTTGTCCAACGGAGGTGGAGTCCACCAGAGTTCCTTAGCATGACGCTTAAGGCTCTTAGTTCTTatcttttttggtttttttgtcTTGCCTACTCATTGTGACCAAAAGATAGTCAGCCAACGagccaacactaccggaaaaattaaatagttgatCGGAAATATCCCTCAAGATAACTTCTATAAAACTCTCGTGTCTATTTTCAAATTGCTCCCCCCTTCACAATGGTTTGAAAGGTGTTTTATAGTGGCAGTGAGTAACCGTTACATCAGGTTTTGCCATAAATACATTAAATAAGCTAATTATGAGGAATAAATACCCTCATTATCTTCTAATCATGCTTTGTCCATTGCTTGACCACCTGATTCATTTCGCAAGTAACTTTTATTCTTCCGCCAAGGGTACAACTTCCTCTGACTTGCCCAACTCTGAAGGCCACTCGATCGGGCTATTCTTCAGGGTTGAGGATTCCAACCAGCGTAGTGTCAACCGTATTAGATTCGAGCAAATCACATCCCTTCCTCTTCTCAATAAAACTTTATCAGGAATTAACCGTCTCTCTCACTCAATATCCTTTATCATCGAGTCAGCCGCTAATGCCCTTCATCTTCCAGCCAGACCGACTGGACTCAATCGATCAGTCGATCATAAAACTAGGAGTGTTGCTAATCAAACTTGCCACtactttgatttgttttgttaCCTCTGTCATCGATTACAGAGTAGTAGACTGGTAGTGAGTTATAgtattttgtcattttcattGATTAGAGATGCACTATGCAGATTGTAAGTAGTACACAAAACCAATATTTTCTTTGATTGATGATAGTATAAAGTccctaattaaaatatattcgaaatcttcctctctttttttttttgaaaatcaaaatctTTCTCTTTCATCTTCTAGTTCGTGTTCTTCAGTCATGAGCTTGGGGCTTGGTTTGATTCCATTTGTCTATGTGTTTAAATTACACCTTTTTTGTGTTTGTCGTTACAATGAGCCGACTACGAGTGAAACTTTCGGCTACTGATTTCATAAAACCAAAAACAACGCAAACGGCGTCAGCGTGAAATAAACTAAGCGAAAGTACCATTTTACCCCTGAAAATCACGGTGCAAACGGCTCATTGTAACAGGAGGACCGCAGAAGGTCAAAATTGTAATTCGGAGGACtatgaaattcaaaatcaaaGTTTAAGGCTATAGCTGGCGAAACCATCAAACTCGAGGGACCTtggctggtattaactctaaatgtTATGTTAAACAAAGTCTAAAAACATGCTAAAAACTAAAACATGCTAAAGACaaatcaattaatcaaaattcaataactACTTAATGTTCTAAAAACAAATTAGTTAATCAAAATTCTACAAATCAATTAAATACTAATTAGTTAGTCTATTTATTTAActagttaatatttttaaaaaaaattagttaatcaAAATTCAGATCTAATCACTAATACTAATCAAAACTAAAACAAATCACTAATCATTAGAAACAAATactaatcaaatttaaaacGAATAGCTACTGTAGACCTGCAGTGCTGCTTgggttttgaatattttgtttttgagttttttgattaatattatatatatatatatatatatatatatatatatatatatatatatatatatatctagcgTGTCTAGGGTTTTTTTTCTTCCCCAGTATTCTAGGGTTTTTCTCCAGTTATTCTTGGTTTCTTCCGATCGTTTTCATCAGTACGTTTGCGGCTGTGCTTTGCTAAAACCTGTTCACGTTGCGACCGGTTCGTTACGACGCTCTGCATGGCTACGGACGGGGATGGAGTGGCGTCTTTGACGGAGCGTTGGGCTGACATGGTCCTGGAAGACAAGGATATCGACTTCGAACCGGTTGGGAAGGGGTTGGTGTGGTTGCCGAGCCGGAATCCTGGGTGGTTGTAGGTCGATTCCTGACGGAGAAGCTTGTGAAGGTTGAGTTTATGCATCAGGTTATGGCCTCGGTCTGGCGTCCGATAAAGGGGGTGCAGATTTCGGAGCTTAGGCCGAACCtgtttatgttcgttttttACCATTATTCAGACGTTCTGTATGTCTTCGAAGAGGGTCCTTGGTCGTTTGAAAACAATACTTTGGTTTGTCTATAAGTGCCCGATGGTGTTCTTCCGGCTGAGGTAGTTCTGTATGCGGTCGACATGTGGGTGCATGTTCATGAATTACCTGTGGGCTACACGTCTGATATAGTGTTGGAGCAGGTTGGTAACTTTCTTGGCGTCTTTCTTCGGTGTGATGACAGGTTTGCGGGAACGCCATGGCGCCATTACTACCGCATCCGAGTGTCGATTCCAGTGTCACGCCCTATCAAGCGACGGATGCAACTAGTGAAGCGTGATAAGACGACCAGTTGGGTGTCTTTTAAGTACGAGAGGCTCCattctttttgtttcttctgCGGTATGTTAGGCCACTCATACAAATTTTGCTTGAAGGCGAGGGAGTCGGTGATTCCGGTTGCTGAGTATCCGTATGGTGCTGGTTTGAGGGTTGGGGCCGGTCGAGGTGGCCTTAGGCCGGTTGGCGAGTCTTGGTTGATACCGGTTACTAGGCCGATGGTCGCTACGTAGGGTGAAGGGCTAACTGCTGTTCACGGCGCAGGTGCGGTTGGACGTGACAACTGTGTGGTGCCGGCTGTTGTGCATGACGATGGCCCGGCGGTGGTGGCGAACGCAAGCGTCGCCGCGAGATTTCGGGTGGCAGTAGGCATGGCAACAACAATGGTGACATAGCAATGCTCGACGTGTCAAAAAACTTGTCCAAGGCGAGTTTTGGTTCCCAGGCCCGCCCATCATCATGAGTATCGTTAgctggaactgtcgtggcttgggcaatccacaGACAGTTCGCGAGGTTGTGAGCCTGGTGGCTCGTAAGAAGCCTGAGTTTCTTTTTCTGATGGAGACCAAGGTGGGCCGTATTCATGCTGAGCGGGTACGGGTCAGACTTGGTTACGAAGGGTTATTTTATGTTGACAATGTGGGGTTGAGTGGGGGTCTGGCTTTATTTTGGAGGAGGAACCACTCAGCTAGTTTGTTAAGTTTTTCTAAGAATCATATCGATGTGGAAGTGAGTATGGCGGACTTGTCGCGATGGCGGATGACATGTTATTATGGTTACCCCAAGCGGAGTAGGTGAAGGGAAGCGTGGGACTTTCTCCAGTCCTCGGCTGATAGGTCTGCTTTCCATGGGTGGTCATTGGGGACTTTAATGATCTCCTATATCGATCAACACGAGAAGAGGGGTGGTAATCTGCACTCGGACAATCTCCTTTGCGGCTTTGGGGAGGCTATGGATGATTGCGAGCTTATTCAATTACCATTACGAGGCTATCAATATACATGGGAAAGAGGGAAGGGTTCGGATGAGTGGATGGAGGAGAAATTGGATAAGGTTTTTGCTACTTTTGGGTGGTGTGGTCAGCTGGAGGGGGCCTGTGTGGAGAATATCTTGACCCGTACTTCTGATCATTCGGCTCTTTTCCTAAGTCCTTTGGGTGAAGGGTTTCCGGGTGGTGGGAGACGCAAGGGGTTCAAGTTTGAGATGGCATGGTTGCTAGATGAGGGGTGCAGGGAGGTGGTGCAGTCTGCTTGGCAGGAGGGTAGGCCGAAAGGTTTGCTTTACTGTGTGCAGTTTTGTGGTGAGAGGCTCCAGAGATAGGGGGTGACCACTTCCATAAGTTTGGAGAACAGATTAGGCACCTCCGGAAGACCAGTTGAGTTTGAGAGACTCACGTGATCCAGCTGCTTTGGCTGAGTTCCGGTGTATTGAGGATCAGTTGTGCCGTCTTGAGGCGCAGGAGGATGTTTTCTAGAGGCAGCAGGCGAAGTAACACTAGTTAAAGGGGGCTGACGCTAACACTAAATTCTATCACAGGTACGCTTCTACTCGTAAGAAAAAGAATCATTTACATaggcttattttgaaaaaattttcaAGTCTTTTGGCTCGTCTATGCTGGAATCTTTTTTCACCTCTTTAAACCCATGTGTAACACAAGCTGATAATGAACACCTGTTGCGACCTTTTGAACATGAGGAAGTTAAAGCTGGTCTTTTTGCAATGTTTCCTGATAAAGCTCTAGGCCCAGATGGGATGAACCCGGGGTTCTATCAGCACTACTGGGATGTGGTGGGTGTTGATGTGTCTCAGTTTGTGGTTAATTGTCTGAATACTTGCACCTTTCCGGTTGGGCTCAATGATACGAATGTAGTGTTGATCCCTAAGAAATGTGTACCTGAGTCTGTGGCTGATTTAAGGCCTATAGCTTTGTGCAATGTGATTTGTAAGATTATGGCGAAGGTACTGGCTAACAGAATGAAACACCTCTTGGGGGATCTCATATCAGAATCCCAAAGTGCTTTCATTCCGAACAGGCTCATAACTGATAATATCCTGGTCGCTGCGGAGGTGGGACACTTCTTGCATAGGAAGCAGAGTGGTTTGGTGGGATGGGGCGCCCTAAAGCTCGATATGGCAAAGGCATATGATAGGATGGAGTGGCCTTTCTTGCGCGGTATGTTGATTGCTTTGGGTTTTTTCTAATCGCTGGGTTGATTTGATCATGCTATGTGTCACCACGGTGTCGTATAGCTTTTTGATTAATGGTGTTCCTAGTGGCCAAGTTGTCCCCACTAGAGGGCTAAGGCAAGGTGATCCTCTTTCTccatatttgttcataatttgTGCGGAAGGTCTTTCTTTGTTGCTGCAACAGGCTCAGGCTGCAGGTACTATCCATGGTTGTAAGGTGGCTAGGGGGCTCCCCCAGTTTCCCATATGTTATTTGCTGATGATAGCCTGCTGTTCTTTAAGGCCAATGCCCAGGAGGCAGGAGTTATTAAATAGTGTTTGAGTAGATATGAGGAAATGTCTGGCCAAGCTGTTAACTTCCATAAATCTAGTGTCTGTTTTAGTAGGAATACTATGGTGGAACATAGAGAGGAGGTGGCGGCGATTTTGGGGGTGTCTCAGGCATCAAATTTTGGTAATTATCTAGGTCTTCCTGCTTTTGTCGGGAGAAACAGGAAATCAGGTTTTGCATATATCGAGGATAAAATCAGGCAACGGGTTAATTCGTGGAATAAGAAACTACTTTCGCAAGCAGGGAAGGAAGTGCTGTTGAAAAGTGTGGCACAAGCTATGCCCACTTTCTCAATGAGTGTTTTCCTGCTGCCTAAGTCGGTTTGTTTACCTATTCAGAGAGCCATGAACCGGTTTTGGTGGGGAACAGGGAGTGATAGGGGAATACACTGGAAGGCGTGGGACCGGTTATGTGTGCCTAGGAAGTTTGGTGGCTTGGGGTTCAAGGATCTCAGGGCTTTTAATCTGGCTATGCTAAGCAAGCAGGCATGGCGGTTTCTCACTATGCCCCAATCCCTCGTTGCCAGGATTTATAAGGCGCGATATTTCCCCACGACTTCTTTTGTGGATGCCACTATTGGTAACAATCCTAGCTACTGTTGGCGGAGTATCATGGCAGCCCATACTCTAATTTGCAGTGGTGTGCGGAGGAGGATTGGGAATGGACGATCAACTCTAATTTAGGGACACCCATGGTTACCTGATGGTCCGGATCCGATGGTGGCTACTCTTATGCCTGAGTATCTTAGTGGCTCCCTAGTCTCTGGCCTGGTCGATGAAGTAAGCGGTTCGTGGGACTTGCCTATTCTGAATGATATTTTCATTCCTGGTGATGTGTCACGCATTGCTAGGATTCCAATTTCGCCAGCTTATGAGGATTCTTGGTATTGGTATGGGGACCCCAAAGGCATTTACACAGTCAAGATGGGTTATAGGGCCATTGTTGGTGATTTTATTGGTTCAACGGGAGCTTTTGATCAATGGGTCTCTCTTTGGAAGATTAAAGTCCCCCCAAGTGGAAGACATTTCTTTGGAGAGCCTTGAGTGGTATCCTTCCCGTTACCACCAACTTGCTTTTAAAGAGGGTGGAGGTTGATCCTACATGTCCAATGTGTGGGCAAGTTCATGAGGATGTTTTGCATGCTTTGGTTATGTGTGATTATTCTCAactagagctgtcaatacgggctgGCAGGGCGGGGCGGGCCAAAGCCCAGCGAGCCGCCGGCCTAAgcggggcgggccaaaaaagcccgcTCTTTGGCGGGCTTGAGTTTTGttggcccgccccgccccgcctaaggcccgcgggctaggcgATCCcccgccattttttttttattttttttgtaaattgttaatttattactccttttttaaaattttatcatttgtacataaaaaaaaaaattaaaataacttataCATAAttcacataaaacataattcatCAAACATTAAACACTACATAATTGATTATGCATAAGTACATATCATATTagtaacataacaataataatacatggcaaacaataaactatatatatatatatatatataataataattattaaaaaaaaaagatggcgGGCAGCCCGCGGGGCGGGCAAAAAAAGCCCGCTCTTTGGCGGGCTTCAATTTCCGAAACCCGCCCCCCTACCTAGGTAGGGGGCGGGGCGGGCTGGCccggcgggctaagcccgttttgacggctctattCTCAACTTGTTTGGCATGAGGCTTCTTTACCTACCTTTTCTATAGTTGGGGATTCTTTTTGCATGTGGTTCTCTGCTGTGTTGAACTCATTGACCGAACAGGAGATTGGTTTTGTCATGGCAGTACTTTACTACATCTGGAGGGCCGGGAACTCTGCAGTTTGGGATGGTGCACTGCCGTTGCCGCACAAAGTCATATCAATGGCGTCAGCTTCTCTTCATGCATGGCGAGACATCCATGTTCCAACCACGGCAGCTACTGTCTACGTTGGAGGATCTACGCACGCTCACCCGCATC
It includes:
- the LOC116010936 gene encoding uncharacterized protein LOC116010936; translation: MEHYRHFLMFNLDKFDDWKVRMQAHLSAIHDEMWDVITDGPIKILQVNTNRAADDPTSPAMIPKDKSLLTTEERTRANLDNIVKDILYKALDESLFPRVRKCKSAKDIWDTLMHIGEGDEQEKENKLTIAMKRFKDFKLSTKESITDMEARFMKLLMDIRDLDEEKLSQKERNLKIL
- the LOC116010937 gene encoding uncharacterized protein LOC116010937, with product MSGQAVNFHKSSVCFSRNTMVEHREEVAAILGVSQASNFGNYLGLPAFVGRNRKSGFAYIEDKIRQRVNSWNKKLLSQAGKEVLLKSVAQAMPTFSMSVFLLPKSVCLPIQRAMNRFWWGTGSDRGIHWKAWDRLCVPRKFGGLGFKDLRAFNLAMLSKQAWRFLTMPQSLVARIYKARYFPTTSFVDATIGNNPSYCWRSIMAAHTLICSGVRRRIGNGRSTLI